Proteins encoded together in one Amblyomma americanum isolate KBUSLIRL-KWMA chromosome 1, ASM5285725v1, whole genome shotgun sequence window:
- the LOC144113137 gene encoding uncharacterized protein LOC144113137 — MRTDLKIDLLGTIQMITSTCNDVKQATVANCFGKAGLEVAGHECPEALDDNDECLEDAFCDLSHFPGVIPSELTAKDFINIDSEVQAVADLADEDIVAGIAGAQEGDSSDDEDNCVPEEMRPCTAAELASAFSLIWRRRGEMEGTGLSHLTV, encoded by the coding sequence ATGAGAACTgatctcaagattgacctgctCGGCACCATCCAGATGATTACCAGCACTTGCAACGACGTAAAACAGGCCACTGTAGCCAACTGTTTcggcaaggcaggccttgaagtggctGGACATGAATGTCCTGAAGCTTTGGATGACAATGATGAATGCTTGGAGGACGCGTTTTGCGACTTGTCCCATTTTCCTGGCGTCATCCCGTCGGAACTTACTGCTAAGGACTTCATCAACATTGACAGCGAAGTTCAGGCTGTAGCTGACCTCGCTGACGAGGACATTGTGGCCGGAATAGCTGGCGCCCAAGAAGGCGATTCCAGCGATGACGAGGACAACTGTGTTCCAGAAGAGATGCGCCCGTGCACAGCCGCTGAACTGGCATCAGCGTTTAGCCTCATTTGGCGTCGTCGTGGCGAAATGGAAGGTACCGGGCTGTCGCACCTGACAGTCTAA